Proteins co-encoded in one Perca flavescens isolate YP-PL-M2 chromosome 11, PFLA_1.0, whole genome shotgun sequence genomic window:
- the plcd4b gene encoding 1-phosphatidylinositol 4,5-bisphosphate phosphodiesterase delta-4 isoform X3: MMAGSTLKKVKSRSWKKQRHFRLLEDAVTIWYKSRWAGKGHSTFSISEVEAVREGHQSEVLQSTAEEFPAELCFTLVFHGRQGNLDLVAKTPEEAKAWIEGVRKLIHKAQTMDEKERQDQWIRDWFQKADKNKDGKMNFKEVQTLLKMMNVEMNEDHALNLFTKADKSESGSLEIEQFVHFYKMLTQRDEVWKVFQDYSGDGEKLLLEELETFLSMEQHEGGQSYQLAKMLIDRYEPSESAKKQRIMSLDGFQMYLCSQEGSIFKPKHLDLYQDMSQPLSHYFISSSHNTYLLEDQLLGQSSLEAYIKALKRGCRCVEVDCWDGSDGEPIVYHGHTFTSKILFRDVISTLKEYAFKASDFPVILSLENHCGVEQQTVMAQHLSKILGDTLLTTLLDGQVPQQLPSPQELKGKILLKAKKLNNPEDCLDETQTDEVSDEEAEDAESPTKGNPPARKKSKLSRELSDLVVYCKSVHFRDFEHARSHAKCYEISSFSENKAQARAKDEGTDFVRYNTRQLSRIYPDGLRTNSSNYNPQEMWNVGCQIVALNFQTAGLEMDLNDGLFRQNGCCGYVLKPDFMRDGNTQFSPDKPEERQGYKPLRLSIQVISGQQLPKVNQKEGSIVDPLVRVQIFGVPGDQDMKETPYINNNGFNPVWDETLNFVIHTPELALVRFEVEDHDRASRNDFIGQFTLPFMCIQAGYRHIHLLSKDGIAIPPASLFVNISISELP; the protein is encoded by the exons ATGATGGCAGGGTCGACTCTGAAAAAGGTCAAGTCCCGGTCGTGGAAGAAGCAGCGGCATTTCCGCCTTCTGGAGGACGCCGTGACGATCTGGTACAAGTCCAGATGGGCAGGGAAAGGCCACTCCACTT TCTCAATAAGTGAGGTGGAGGCTGTGCGCGAGGGCCACCAGTCGGAGGTCCTGCAGAGCACCGCTGAGGAGTTCCCCGCTGAGCTCTGCTTCACCTTGGTCTTTCACGGTCGCCAAGGCAACCTGGACCTTGTGGCCAAGACGCCCGAGGAAGCCAAAGCCTGGATCGAGGGAGTGCGCAAGCTGATTCACAAAGCTCAAACGATGGATGAGAAGGAGAGGCAGGACCA GTGGATCCGCGACTGGTTTCAGAAAgctgacaaaaacaaagatgGGAAGATGAATTTCAAAGAGGTGCAGACACTGCTGAAGATGATGAATGTGGAAATGAATGAGGACCATGCTTTGAATCTGTTCACG AAGGCTGACAAGTCGGAGAGTGGATCTTTGGAAATCGAGCAGTTTGTCCATTTCTATAAGATGCTGACCCAGAGGGATGAAGTGTGGAAGGTGTTCCAGGACTACTCTGGAGATGGAGAGAAGTTGCTGTTGGAGGAGCTGGAGACCTTCCTGAGCATGGAGCAGCACGAGGGAGGGCAGAGTTACCAGCTCGCCAAGATGCTGATCGACCGCTACGAACCATCTGAATCTG CCAAGAAGCAACGCATCATGTCGTTAGATGGCTTCCAGATGTACCTGTGCTCACAGGAGGGCTCCATATTTAAACCTAAGCATCTGGATCTTTACCAGGACATGAGCCAGCCACTTAGCCACTACTTCATCTCCTCCTCACACAACACCTACCTCCTGGAGGACCAGCTGCTAGGACAGAGCAGCCTGGAGGCATACATCAA ggCCCTGAAGAGAGGCTGCCGTTGTGTAGAGGTGGACTGCTGGGACGGCAGTGATGGTGAACCCATTGTGTACCATGGTCACACTTTTACTTCCAAGATTCTTTTTAGAGATGTAATTTCAACTCTGAAGGAATACGCGTTCAAG GCATCGGACTTCCCAGTCATTCTGTCTCTTGAGAATCACTGTGGTGTGGAGCAGCAGACAGTCATGGCCCAGCACCTTAGCAAAATCCTGGGTGACACACTACTGACCACCCTTCTGGATGGGCAGGTCCCTCAACAGCTTCCTTCTCCACAG GAACTGAAAGGCAAGATTTTGCTGAAAGCCAAGAAGCTTAACAATCCAGAAGACTGTCTCGATGAAACCCAAACAGATGAAGTTAGTGACGAAGAAGCAGAAGATGCAGAGAGCCCGACTAAAGGGAACCCACCTGCTAGGAAG AAGTCCAAACTGTCCAGGGAGCTGTCGGACTTAGTGGTTTACTGCAAGAGTGTGCACTTCCGTGACTTTGAGCATGCTCGTTCACACGCCAAATGTTATGAGATATCCTCGTTCTCTGAGAACAAGGCCCAGGCACGTGCTAAGGACGAAG GAACAGATTTTGTGCGGTACAACACTCGGCAGCTGAGCAGGATCTACCCCGATGGCTTAAGGACCAATTCCTCTAACTACAACCCCCAGGAGATGTGGAATGTGGGCTGCCAGATAG TGGCTCTGAACTTTCAGACAGCTGGTCTggaaatggatctgaatgatgGGCTGTTCAGGCAGAACGGCTGCTGCGGCTACGTCCTCAAGCCTGACTTCATGAGAGACGGCAACACTCAGTTCAGTCCAGACAAACCCGAGGAGCGGCAAGGCTACAAACCCCTCCGCTTATCCATACAG gTGATAAGTGGGCAGCAGCTACCAAAGGTGAATCAGAAAGAAGGCTCTATTGTAGACCCCCTGGTCAGAGTGCAGATCTTTGGAGTGCCAGGGGACCAGGACATGAAAGAGACCCCTTACATTAACAACAACG GTTTTAACCCAGTGTGGGATGAAACTTTAAATTTTGTCATCCACACCCCCGAGTTGGCCCTGGTTCGCTTTGAGGTGGAGGACCACGATAGGGCGTCAAGGAACGACTTCATTGGACAGTTCACTCTTCCATTTATGTGCATCCAAGCAG GATATCGTCACATACATCTGCTCTCCAAAGATGGAATAGCTATCCCTCCCGCCTCCCTCTTTGTCAACATCAGCATCTCAGAGCTCCCATGA
- the plcd4b gene encoding 1-phosphatidylinositol 4,5-bisphosphate phosphodiesterase delta-4 isoform X1: MDPEGSRIEDDPDVKVMMAGSTLKKVKSRSWKKQRHFRLLEDAVTIWYKSRWAGKGHSTFSISEVEAVREGHQSEVLQSTAEEFPAELCFTLVFHGRQGNLDLVAKTPEEAKAWIEGVRKLIHKAQTMDEKERQDQWIRDWFQKADKNKDGKMNFKEVQTLLKMMNVEMNEDHALNLFTKADKSESGSLEIEQFVHFYKMLTQRDEVWKVFQDYSGDGEKLLLEELETFLSMEQHEGGQSYQLAKMLIDRYEPSESAKKQRIMSLDGFQMYLCSQEGSIFKPKHLDLYQDMSQPLSHYFISSSHNTYLLEDQLLGQSSLEAYIKALKRGCRCVEVDCWDGSDGEPIVYHGHTFTSKILFRDVISTLKEYAFKASDFPVILSLENHCGVEQQTVMAQHLSKILGDTLLTTLLDGQVPQQLPSPQELKGKILLKAKKLNNPEDCLDETQTDEVSDEEAEDAESPTKGNPPARKKSKLSRELSDLVVYCKSVHFRDFEHARSHAKCYEISSFSENKAQARAKDEGTDFVRYNTRQLSRIYPDGLRTNSSNYNPQEMWNVGCQIVALNFQTAGLEMDLNDGLFRQNGCCGYVLKPDFMRDGNTQFSPDKPEERQGYKPLRLSIQVISGQQLPKVNQKEGSIVDPLVRVQIFGVPGDQDMKETPYINNNGFNPVWDETLNFVIHTPELALVRFEVEDHDRASRNDFIGQFTLPFMCIQAGYRHIHLLSKDGIAIPPASLFVNISISELP; the protein is encoded by the exons ATGGATCCTGAAGGTTCAC GCATCGAAGATGACCCAGATGTCAAGGTGATGATGGCAGGGTCGACTCTGAAAAAGGTCAAGTCCCGGTCGTGGAAGAAGCAGCGGCATTTCCGCCTTCTGGAGGACGCCGTGACGATCTGGTACAAGTCCAGATGGGCAGGGAAAGGCCACTCCACTT TCTCAATAAGTGAGGTGGAGGCTGTGCGCGAGGGCCACCAGTCGGAGGTCCTGCAGAGCACCGCTGAGGAGTTCCCCGCTGAGCTCTGCTTCACCTTGGTCTTTCACGGTCGCCAAGGCAACCTGGACCTTGTGGCCAAGACGCCCGAGGAAGCCAAAGCCTGGATCGAGGGAGTGCGCAAGCTGATTCACAAAGCTCAAACGATGGATGAGAAGGAGAGGCAGGACCA GTGGATCCGCGACTGGTTTCAGAAAgctgacaaaaacaaagatgGGAAGATGAATTTCAAAGAGGTGCAGACACTGCTGAAGATGATGAATGTGGAAATGAATGAGGACCATGCTTTGAATCTGTTCACG AAGGCTGACAAGTCGGAGAGTGGATCTTTGGAAATCGAGCAGTTTGTCCATTTCTATAAGATGCTGACCCAGAGGGATGAAGTGTGGAAGGTGTTCCAGGACTACTCTGGAGATGGAGAGAAGTTGCTGTTGGAGGAGCTGGAGACCTTCCTGAGCATGGAGCAGCACGAGGGAGGGCAGAGTTACCAGCTCGCCAAGATGCTGATCGACCGCTACGAACCATCTGAATCTG CCAAGAAGCAACGCATCATGTCGTTAGATGGCTTCCAGATGTACCTGTGCTCACAGGAGGGCTCCATATTTAAACCTAAGCATCTGGATCTTTACCAGGACATGAGCCAGCCACTTAGCCACTACTTCATCTCCTCCTCACACAACACCTACCTCCTGGAGGACCAGCTGCTAGGACAGAGCAGCCTGGAGGCATACATCAA ggCCCTGAAGAGAGGCTGCCGTTGTGTAGAGGTGGACTGCTGGGACGGCAGTGATGGTGAACCCATTGTGTACCATGGTCACACTTTTACTTCCAAGATTCTTTTTAGAGATGTAATTTCAACTCTGAAGGAATACGCGTTCAAG GCATCGGACTTCCCAGTCATTCTGTCTCTTGAGAATCACTGTGGTGTGGAGCAGCAGACAGTCATGGCCCAGCACCTTAGCAAAATCCTGGGTGACACACTACTGACCACCCTTCTGGATGGGCAGGTCCCTCAACAGCTTCCTTCTCCACAG GAACTGAAAGGCAAGATTTTGCTGAAAGCCAAGAAGCTTAACAATCCAGAAGACTGTCTCGATGAAACCCAAACAGATGAAGTTAGTGACGAAGAAGCAGAAGATGCAGAGAGCCCGACTAAAGGGAACCCACCTGCTAGGAAG AAGTCCAAACTGTCCAGGGAGCTGTCGGACTTAGTGGTTTACTGCAAGAGTGTGCACTTCCGTGACTTTGAGCATGCTCGTTCACACGCCAAATGTTATGAGATATCCTCGTTCTCTGAGAACAAGGCCCAGGCACGTGCTAAGGACGAAG GAACAGATTTTGTGCGGTACAACACTCGGCAGCTGAGCAGGATCTACCCCGATGGCTTAAGGACCAATTCCTCTAACTACAACCCCCAGGAGATGTGGAATGTGGGCTGCCAGATAG TGGCTCTGAACTTTCAGACAGCTGGTCTggaaatggatctgaatgatgGGCTGTTCAGGCAGAACGGCTGCTGCGGCTACGTCCTCAAGCCTGACTTCATGAGAGACGGCAACACTCAGTTCAGTCCAGACAAACCCGAGGAGCGGCAAGGCTACAAACCCCTCCGCTTATCCATACAG gTGATAAGTGGGCAGCAGCTACCAAAGGTGAATCAGAAAGAAGGCTCTATTGTAGACCCCCTGGTCAGAGTGCAGATCTTTGGAGTGCCAGGGGACCAGGACATGAAAGAGACCCCTTACATTAACAACAACG GTTTTAACCCAGTGTGGGATGAAACTTTAAATTTTGTCATCCACACCCCCGAGTTGGCCCTGGTTCGCTTTGAGGTGGAGGACCACGATAGGGCGTCAAGGAACGACTTCATTGGACAGTTCACTCTTCCATTTATGTGCATCCAAGCAG GATATCGTCACATACATCTGCTCTCCAAAGATGGAATAGCTATCCCTCCCGCCTCCCTCTTTGTCAACATCAGCATCTCAGAGCTCCCATGA
- the plcd4b gene encoding 1-phosphatidylinositol 4,5-bisphosphate phosphodiesterase delta-4 isoform X2 yields the protein MDPEGSRIEDDPDVKVMMAGSTLKKVKSRSWKKQRHFRLLEDAVTIWYKSRWAGKGHSTFSISEVEAVREGHQSEVLQSTAEEFPAELCFTLVFHGRQGNLDLVAKTPEEAKAWIEGVRKLIHKAQTMDEKERQDQWIRDWFQKADKNKDGKMNFKEVQTLLKMMNVEMNEDHALNLFTADKSESGSLEIEQFVHFYKMLTQRDEVWKVFQDYSGDGEKLLLEELETFLSMEQHEGGQSYQLAKMLIDRYEPSESAKKQRIMSLDGFQMYLCSQEGSIFKPKHLDLYQDMSQPLSHYFISSSHNTYLLEDQLLGQSSLEAYIKALKRGCRCVEVDCWDGSDGEPIVYHGHTFTSKILFRDVISTLKEYAFKASDFPVILSLENHCGVEQQTVMAQHLSKILGDTLLTTLLDGQVPQQLPSPQELKGKILLKAKKLNNPEDCLDETQTDEVSDEEAEDAESPTKGNPPARKKSKLSRELSDLVVYCKSVHFRDFEHARSHAKCYEISSFSENKAQARAKDEGTDFVRYNTRQLSRIYPDGLRTNSSNYNPQEMWNVGCQIVALNFQTAGLEMDLNDGLFRQNGCCGYVLKPDFMRDGNTQFSPDKPEERQGYKPLRLSIQVISGQQLPKVNQKEGSIVDPLVRVQIFGVPGDQDMKETPYINNNGFNPVWDETLNFVIHTPELALVRFEVEDHDRASRNDFIGQFTLPFMCIQAGYRHIHLLSKDGIAIPPASLFVNISISELP from the exons ATGGATCCTGAAGGTTCAC GCATCGAAGATGACCCAGATGTCAAGGTGATGATGGCAGGGTCGACTCTGAAAAAGGTCAAGTCCCGGTCGTGGAAGAAGCAGCGGCATTTCCGCCTTCTGGAGGACGCCGTGACGATCTGGTACAAGTCCAGATGGGCAGGGAAAGGCCACTCCACTT TCTCAATAAGTGAGGTGGAGGCTGTGCGCGAGGGCCACCAGTCGGAGGTCCTGCAGAGCACCGCTGAGGAGTTCCCCGCTGAGCTCTGCTTCACCTTGGTCTTTCACGGTCGCCAAGGCAACCTGGACCTTGTGGCCAAGACGCCCGAGGAAGCCAAAGCCTGGATCGAGGGAGTGCGCAAGCTGATTCACAAAGCTCAAACGATGGATGAGAAGGAGAGGCAGGACCA GTGGATCCGCGACTGGTTTCAGAAAgctgacaaaaacaaagatgGGAAGATGAATTTCAAAGAGGTGCAGACACTGCTGAAGATGATGAATGTGGAAATGAATGAGGACCATGCTTTGAATCTGTTCACG GCTGACAAGTCGGAGAGTGGATCTTTGGAAATCGAGCAGTTTGTCCATTTCTATAAGATGCTGACCCAGAGGGATGAAGTGTGGAAGGTGTTCCAGGACTACTCTGGAGATGGAGAGAAGTTGCTGTTGGAGGAGCTGGAGACCTTCCTGAGCATGGAGCAGCACGAGGGAGGGCAGAGTTACCAGCTCGCCAAGATGCTGATCGACCGCTACGAACCATCTGAATCTG CCAAGAAGCAACGCATCATGTCGTTAGATGGCTTCCAGATGTACCTGTGCTCACAGGAGGGCTCCATATTTAAACCTAAGCATCTGGATCTTTACCAGGACATGAGCCAGCCACTTAGCCACTACTTCATCTCCTCCTCACACAACACCTACCTCCTGGAGGACCAGCTGCTAGGACAGAGCAGCCTGGAGGCATACATCAA ggCCCTGAAGAGAGGCTGCCGTTGTGTAGAGGTGGACTGCTGGGACGGCAGTGATGGTGAACCCATTGTGTACCATGGTCACACTTTTACTTCCAAGATTCTTTTTAGAGATGTAATTTCAACTCTGAAGGAATACGCGTTCAAG GCATCGGACTTCCCAGTCATTCTGTCTCTTGAGAATCACTGTGGTGTGGAGCAGCAGACAGTCATGGCCCAGCACCTTAGCAAAATCCTGGGTGACACACTACTGACCACCCTTCTGGATGGGCAGGTCCCTCAACAGCTTCCTTCTCCACAG GAACTGAAAGGCAAGATTTTGCTGAAAGCCAAGAAGCTTAACAATCCAGAAGACTGTCTCGATGAAACCCAAACAGATGAAGTTAGTGACGAAGAAGCAGAAGATGCAGAGAGCCCGACTAAAGGGAACCCACCTGCTAGGAAG AAGTCCAAACTGTCCAGGGAGCTGTCGGACTTAGTGGTTTACTGCAAGAGTGTGCACTTCCGTGACTTTGAGCATGCTCGTTCACACGCCAAATGTTATGAGATATCCTCGTTCTCTGAGAACAAGGCCCAGGCACGTGCTAAGGACGAAG GAACAGATTTTGTGCGGTACAACACTCGGCAGCTGAGCAGGATCTACCCCGATGGCTTAAGGACCAATTCCTCTAACTACAACCCCCAGGAGATGTGGAATGTGGGCTGCCAGATAG TGGCTCTGAACTTTCAGACAGCTGGTCTggaaatggatctgaatgatgGGCTGTTCAGGCAGAACGGCTGCTGCGGCTACGTCCTCAAGCCTGACTTCATGAGAGACGGCAACACTCAGTTCAGTCCAGACAAACCCGAGGAGCGGCAAGGCTACAAACCCCTCCGCTTATCCATACAG gTGATAAGTGGGCAGCAGCTACCAAAGGTGAATCAGAAAGAAGGCTCTATTGTAGACCCCCTGGTCAGAGTGCAGATCTTTGGAGTGCCAGGGGACCAGGACATGAAAGAGACCCCTTACATTAACAACAACG GTTTTAACCCAGTGTGGGATGAAACTTTAAATTTTGTCATCCACACCCCCGAGTTGGCCCTGGTTCGCTTTGAGGTGGAGGACCACGATAGGGCGTCAAGGAACGACTTCATTGGACAGTTCACTCTTCCATTTATGTGCATCCAAGCAG GATATCGTCACATACATCTGCTCTCCAAAGATGGAATAGCTATCCCTCCCGCCTCCCTCTTTGTCAACATCAGCATCTCAGAGCTCCCATGA